A stretch of Dermochelys coriacea isolate rDerCor1 chromosome 6, rDerCor1.pri.v4, whole genome shotgun sequence DNA encodes these proteins:
- the LOC119857583 gene encoding olfactory receptor 1019-like, whose product MAERNHTTVTEFIFVGFTDHPDLQIPLFMLFLVMYVVSLMGNLGMIALIMVETRLHTPMYFFLSQMSIVDIGYSTAIAPRLLTTFVAETRTIPFIECAAQLFFVCFFVTSECCLLAVIAYDRFKAICNPLLYRAIMSKRHCVLLVAGTYVCGSVNSVVQTLFIFSLSFCSSSVVNHFFCDVPPMLKLSCSDTQVTDLVLFTFSTVIVTTTFLGVLISYMCILVAILRIHSAKGRRKTFSTCASHLTVVAMFYGALIFIYLRPSSSYLMDQDKVTSVFYALVIPMLNPLIYSLRNKAVNDAFKRVIYRKIFSWQL is encoded by the coding sequence ATGGCAGAGAGAAACCACACCACAGTGACAGAGTTCATTTTCGTAGGATTCACAGATCATCCAGATCTACAGATCCCCCTCTTTATGTTGTTCCTAGTGATGTATGTGGTCAGCCTGATGGGGAATCTTGGGATGATAGCGTTAATCATGGTTGAAACCAGACTTCATACCCCCATGTACTTTTTCCTAAGCCAGATGTCCATTGTAGATATTGGATATTCCACAGCCATAGCTCCCAGGTTGCTAACGACCTTTGTAGCAGAGACTAGAACCATTCCTTTCATTGAGTGTGCAGCACAACTATTCTTTGTCTGTTTCTTTGTGACCAGTGAATGTTGCCTCCTGGCTGTGATTGCGTATGACCGCTTCAAAGCGATCTGTAATCCACTGCTCTACAGAGCCATTATGTCCAAGAGGCACTGTGTCCTGTTGGTGGCTGGTACATATGTCTGTGGCTCTGTGAATTCAGTTGTGCAAACTCTATTTATATTCAGTCTGTCCTTCTGCAGCTCCAGTGTTgtcaaccatttcttctgtgacgTGCCCCCCATGCTGAAGCTATCCTGCTCTGACACCCAGGTCACTGACCTTGTACTTTTCACTTTCTCTACTGTAATTGTCACAACTACTTTCTTGGGCGTCCTAATCTCCTACATGTGCATCCTCGTGGCCATTCTCAGGATCCATTCTGCCAAGGGGAGACGCAAAACCTTTTCCACCTGTGCCTCCCACCTGACAGTCGTTGCTATGTTTTATGGGGCGctgatatttatatatttaagacCCAGTTCCAGCTATTTGATGGACCAAGACAAGGTTACCTCTGTGTTTTATGCCCTTGTGATCCCCATGTTGAACCCCCTGatctacagcctgagaaacaaggCGGTAAA
- the LOC119856849 gene encoding LOW QUALITY PROTEIN: olfactory receptor-like protein COR8 (The sequence of the model RefSeq protein was modified relative to this genomic sequence to represent the inferred CDS: inserted 1 base in 1 codon), with protein MVTQFILLGLMDRQKLQIPLFVVFLVIYILMLVGKLWMIVWIRVDPRLHTPMYFFLSNLSVIDLCYSAVFAPRMLVNFLVGSKSISYSACIAQHFSFVVFVTTEGFLLARMTYDHYVAICNPLLYTAVMSKRVCFRLVASSYVGGLVNSLTHTCGLLRLSFCGPNIINHYFCDTNPLLKLACSDNRINEIFLVMFSGVIPMSTLXIVIISYLFILFSILRICFVAGRCKAFSTCASHVTAVTIFYGPVSLSHVQPSSTYSLEQEKNSAVFYGVVVPMLNPLIYSLRNKEVKDALKRVIDWKNILG; from the exons ATGGTGACCCAGTTCATCCTCCTGGGGTTGATGGATCGTCAGAAGCTGCAGATACCCCTCTTTGTGGTGTTTCTGGTGATCTATATTCTTATGCTGGTGGGGAAACTCTGGATGATTGTGTGGATCAGGGTTGATCCCCGACtccacacccccatgtacttcttcctcAGTAACCTGTCTGTCATTGACCTCTGCTACTCGGCAGTCTTCGCTCCAAGGATGCTGGTGAATTTCTTAGTGGGGAGTAAAAGCATTTCTTACTCTGCCTGCATTGCCCAACACTTCTCCTTCGTTGTGTTTGTGACCACAGAAGGGTTCCTGCTGGCCAGGATGACGTACGACCACTATGTAGCCATCTGTAACCCTCTGCTCTATACTGCTGTTATGTCTAAGAGAGTCTGTTTTCGTCTAGTGGCCAGCTCATACGTAGGGGGGCTCGTGAACTCACTGACCCACACATGTGGCTTGCTGAGGTTGTCGTTCTGTGGGCCCAACATCATCAATCATTACTTTTGTGACACTAACCCATTGCTGAAACTCGCCTGCTCTGATAACCGCATCAATGAGATTTTCCTCGTAATGTTCTCTGGGGTTATTCCCATGTCCACCC CTATTGTCATCATCTCTTATCTGTTCATCCTCTTCTCTATCCTGAGGATCTGCTTCGTCGCGGGCAGGTGCAAAGCCTTCTCCACCTGTGCCTCTCATGTGACAGCTGTCACCATATTCTATGGACCTGTGAGCTTAAGCCACGTACAACCCAGTTCCACCTACTCACTGGAACAGGAGAAAAACTCTGCTGTGTTTTatggag TCGTGGTCCCCATGCTGAACCCCCTTATTTACAGCCTGAGGAACAAGGAGGTTAAGGATGCTCTTAAGAGGGTGATAGACTGGAAAAACATTCTCGGCTAA
- the LOC119856851 gene encoding LOW QUALITY PROTEIN: olfactory receptor-like protein COR4 (The sequence of the model RefSeq protein was modified relative to this genomic sequence to represent the inferred CDS: inserted 1 base in 1 codon; deleted 1 base in 1 codon) encodes MAGGNCTAVTEFILTGLTDCLELQVPLFAVFLVIYGITLVWNLGMMVLIRIDPRLHTPMYFFLKNLSLVDACYSTVIAPKMLMSFLAERKTISYTACIIQYFSFLLFVISECLLLAVMASDRYVASCNSLLYTVIMSPKHCLQLVAGSYLWAFLNSVIHMXRFAKISYCHSNILNHFFCDINPLLKLSSSGTYVNELLVFLFGSLIEVISTGTILISYVLIIATVLQICSTEGRHETFSTCASHLTAVSMFHGTILFMYFRPSASYTLHTDKMASVFYTLVIPVLNPLIYSLRNKDVMDALRRVIETKLRARFSAKGVIIGQPNPSMDALHTQGLSQL; translated from the exons ATGGCTGGAGGAAATTGTACGGCAGTGACCGAGTTCATTCTCACAGGACTGACAGATTGTCTGGAGCTGCAGGTCCCCCTCTTCGCGGTGTTCCTAGTGATCTATGGTATCACCCTAGTGTGGAATCTGGGAATGATGGTCTTAATCAGGATCGACCCCCGActtcacacccccatgtacttcttcctcAAGAATTTGTCCCTCGTGGATGCCTGTTACTCCACAGTCATCGCTCCCAAGATGCTGATGAGCTTCTTAGCAGAGAGGAAAACTATTTCCTACACAGCTTGCATCATCCAATATTTTAGCTTCCTATTGTTTGTCATCTCTGAGTGCCTTCTGCTGGCAGTAATGGCGTCTGACCGTTATGTAGCCAGCTGTAACTCGCTGCTGTATACGGTCATCATGTCACCAAAGCACTGCCTACAGCTGGTGGCTGGTTCATATCTATGGGCCTTCCTGAACTCTGTGATACACA AGCGGTTTGCTAAGATTTCCTACTGCCACTCCAATATCCTGAATCAT TTTTTCTGTGATATCAACCCACTTCTAAAGCTCTCCTCTTCTGGCACCTATGTCAATGAGCTACTTGTTTTCCTCTTTGGCAGTCTGATTGAGGTGATCAGCACTGGGACCATCCTCATCTCATACGTCTTAATTATTGCTACTGTGCTGCAGATCTGCTCCACTGAGGGCAGGCACGAAACCTTCTCCACCTGCGCCTCCCACCTGACGGCCGTCTCCATGTTCCATGGGACAATTCTCTTCATGTACTTCCGACCCAGCGCCAGCTACACACTGCACACAGACAAAATGGCCTCCGTGTTCTACACGTTGGTGATCCCTGTGCTGAATCCCCTCATCTACAGCTTGAGGAACAAAGATGTGATGGACGCCCTGAGGAGAGTAATAGAGACAAAACTGAGGGCCCGTTTTTCCGCAAAGGGTGTCATAATAGGACAACCAAATCCTTCAATGGATGCTCTGCACACACAGGGCTTGTCTCAACTATGA